Genomic window (Vigna radiata var. radiata cultivar VC1973A chromosome 1, Vradiata_ver6, whole genome shotgun sequence):
TTTGGGCTTATTCGAATTTTCTTCGTTTACGTTTTATCGGTCCGAAAATTTTAATTCTCGTGCATATAAATAGGAACAGAGAAAATGGCGGGAAGAACGCGAGTGCCGAAAGAGAAACGAGGGACGGGAAAAACTGTGTTATTCTTACTTGTCGGTGACAGAAGTTTGTGTACAGTCCAATGAAAAATGTTCACTTAGTAAAGTAAAGACGTGGTCGATTCTGATTGGTTGTTGAGAGAGGACTCGTATTTCAGTTAAAACCTTTACCGCGAGTTTGAAACGCGAAAGACTTGCTTCCCgctctttttgttttttgctaCTTGAAAAATTAGTTCAAAATGTAgtatttttctaattgaaacgaaaatatattaataaaagttagtaattctattttttttttattttccagaactatatattatatttgcatcttatatatatatatatatatatatatatatatatatatatatatatactaaaatgatggttttaattaataattgatccTTTGTTTGATTAAGTAGTTAAATATTAGGTTTGAAATATAGGCAGCGCATTCAACCTAATCCATAATAGTTtctatcttaaaatttaaaagctattttttttggctggaattataatataatatttaactttacaTAATTTTGATTGTTATGATAAGTGTTCTATGgctatcattttttatttattgaaattttaatacgattgattttaaaatcattaaatttataggtaaaattcataatattaattattctttgtAGAGCgtgaaattttacttttaactttttacgAAAGACCTGCTTTTCGTGTTTTAAGAAATGCAAGAAATacatattgtgaaaaaaaaatcatacttttAGCACccttatattaaaataaaatatatattttcaaactctgaataataagtaattttaattttagatatacgacatatatatatatatatatatatatatatatatatatatatatatatatatatatatatatatatatatatatatatattaataaaataatattataattccAGCATTAGTGTTCCAACATAAACGAGCCGCCGCTTAAACCCTTTCAATACACCAAACCTTTAAACTCTTACTCTTTCACTCTTAAGAAGCCCTAACAATCTCAATGCGATGACGCCTCGCGTCGACGATTTCGAAAACGACCATCTCTCCTCCACCGACGACGATGATGACGACGGCTTCGAGGAGGATTTGTCCGCGCTCTCACGAGCCTGCATGATCGCCGTCCCTGGCGCCGATGATAATTTCGCAGCTGAAGACGATGTTCCATCTTTGGACCCTCTCACTGACGCCGGCACTACCATTGTTCCCGTCGCCACCGACTCGGACTCCGACGACCACGACGACCTTGAATGTCTTAAGAGAGTGCAGAGTCTATACCAGCCTCTGTCCGTTCTTCCGCCACTTGAGCCGGCGGTGGTCGTGTCTGACGACGACGATGGCGTGGATGACCTCGAGACCGTGCGCGCCATTATGAAAAGGTTTGGCGACTACAGCGAAGGTATTTGGGTTTCCTGTGTgcgtttgaatttttatttataatttttgaatttgggaTGTGAATCCAAGGGAAATAATAATGCTAGGTGAGCTATAagtagagaataaaatatagatattgGTTGGCGGTAACTAAAGGAGAAGGAAAGACTGCATGTTCATGTATCTAAAATTTGTTAGAAAGAATGAGCAATAAACCAGTTATAAAGCGCATGGCTACCTGAATTGGACATTGAGAATAATTAATGAACCTGAAATTTGTCCCGATCTTCCCTCAGTAGAGCACCCTTAGTTCTCTCTAAATAGTTTCCTCTAAATCTTCTCTTCTGATGAGGAATGAatctttagtttcaataattattatttggccctttcaacaaattataattattgtcgGTCTCTACACAGTATacctttcatgacaaatatattcttaaccatatttatcttaattagatcacttaatataatataatagccctaacacatttaataattacatatatatatatatatatatatatatatatatatatatatatatatNatatatatatatatatatatatatatatatatatatgtatatatatataagtgaccCAAATTGCTAACAAAATTAACATTGGATATATGCATGTCTTAACTGAACTGTATTTGACTTTTGAAACGATGCCTTGAAATGAGTTTTAGATGTCTCTTTGTTTGGTTATGGGCACCTAACTGAATTCATCGTACAAAACTATTGCATTAAGCTTTATAAGCTTTTATCAGGTACTTTTTGTAGTTTCTAGTCAATGCAGGATCTCAGTCTTCCCTAATAAAATACTATCTCTTGTCAACGTGAAAGTGGGACTTGGTTTTTACCttataatgtttatatattcCCCAAGTTGTCTTGTTGGCAGTTCTGTTTTAGGactttgttatttatttatttattttgtaacaaAAACTTGAAATGATGACAATATTAGGTTTGCATGAAGGTGGGATAAAAAAGTTGGTTGCGGAGGATCAAATCTCCAGCTTGGGCTGTGAGAGTGACATCGCTAATGGCTCAACCCATTACGAACCAGATGGTGGTGAATTATGTCCTTTTTCTCAAAATCCTATGGAGGCTGCCACACAGGAGttgattgaaaacattgaaatgcTGCTTAGTGATTTTGTTGAGAGTTCTGAACCTGATGCCCTGGAGTCATCTAGATTACAACAGATAAGATTGAGCTTTCCTCCTGTTGTTCGGTGTTTGGTTGACGCCATTAGGAAAAATAGGGATTTAAAGAGATTTCTTGAACGTAAGAAGATTGAGATTGAGGCTAAAACTgaggaaaacaaaaagataaggAATAATATTAAACTTCTTAAGGGCCTCCAGGCTGCATGCACTAGAAGTACAGGGAACGTGTTATCACTGAAAAAAGATCCACTTGTTCAATTAATATCAGCAAAAAGGTCTCCAAAGAAGTCTAAGGTTAGTTGTGtgatgcttttattgtttactGAAGTCTGAGTTATCGTTTGTACTATTTCATCATGAATGATGATACtggtcatatatatatatatatatatatatatatatatatatatatatatatatatatatttatctctgGGTAGATTAGTGGATAATATTTAAGATTCTCATTCAGTTGAAacttaatcttttaattatgaAAACTATAGATGCTATCCGTTTAATACAGCTTAGTGGGTTTGAGTGGTAATATGAAATAGTTATGGAGAGAAAGGGTTCTCTCCTATGAAAGCCTGGATACTGGAAACATGCTAAATATAAAACAGGAATGGCGAGGAAAGGTTCTTAAAAGTTCAAGATATGTTACGGCCTATTAATGCTagcatgaattaaaaaaaaaaaaaaaagaaaaaactttacaTCATAGTTACCGATCTCAAATAGTGGCATGTGAAAGTCATCTTTGAAGATGCTATAGTGGGAAACAGGGTGActgttattttaaatgttataacaCGGACTAAATATCTATGGTACacttaaataataagaaaaatacaaaaagaaaagaaattcatGATAAACAATAAGCCAAATTGCAGTCACGAAATACCTGGGGTCCTTCAAAAAGTGAAAGCTGGTAGtgaaatttatagaaaaagagcactaaaaatttaataaaagttaacgAAATGTGAACTGGGAAGTCCAACGGAAGAATGGAGTGTAGGAAAAATATGGTCCTGTAGGCTGTAGCATATGAAGGAATGTAGGTTAAACAgaggtagttttttttttcaatggaaTGGTTTAGATGAATGGTTTAaaatggacaatgatattttgataacattttttgataactttttttacaacgggacacgtgtcatcattttattggtctatttgaatttatgtttaaaaaatatttaaaatggaccaatcacaaattatcacgTATGCGTTGGTTAAAAAAGTGTTgataaaagaagtttttccgtTTAAAATCCTAGCGTTTCTGAAGAAAAAGGCTTTAGAAAATTAGGGAGAAATCACAATTATACCCCGAAATCCCTAAACAAAAGTTTCAGTGTAAAACTTGGTTTcccatataataatattacagCAGCCAAAAAAGGCTATTGGCAACCGCTCCACTTTTTGATTTTAGTGGCCTAGTGCTATTCTGTTCTACTTCTCTGCTGGCGTGCACTTTTGTCTACCATGTTTTTCATAAATGTACTGTTTGTAAAGTAACATTACTATTTTACTGTAACAGTGGATGATGATtgttatacaaaaaaaaaaattacttgtgaTCATAGCTAAAACATGGCTACATATCCTCCCATTGGCTGCATCAAAATATATAAGTCCTCGTAAACATGttataaatttacatatttgcCCCCATTTAGGTTAGTATGTCATGAAAAACATCATCGGTCCTACTCATACGtaattttgacattatttaCAATAGCTCTTCAAGTTAAAGCTAATTGGCATTAACTGAAGTCTCCCTACAAGTATATGGACCATCTAGCAATTACATGCGCAATGCAGAGCTTTTTCAATGCATCTCCATTAATGGCTCTTGAACTATGATGTTAGAGATCTTACGTGAACGGTAGATattactaaattacaatatatatatatatatatatagtgaaaaactatatttgggattaatctcccttgtgttatatatattaatctctcttgtgttaaataaatgtataggattctctatttataataaaagaaatgtgggctaaatccaaaatacaaataagaaataataacaaactaactaaagataaaagataaaataaagaaagtatatctaacactcccctcACGCTAGTACATacatatgtaccaagcttgttactaatataatccattagacttagtgaaaatatctgttTCTGCACTCGAATGACACCAAATTACTAATGATTTGTAAGATGACATCGAAGAAgaaataccaacccaaaagactccccctgagcaacaaatttgggaggttgttccatgtaaatctcttcttgcaaatcgcccTTGAGGAATGCCACTAGTGaataaagaggtaattgttggaAAGCCACCAcgactataaataaattaacaaaaccgTCTTTTCCATgggaaaaaaacatatatggatgGGTCAAACGCAATGGTGACAAAAGAGAGGTTTGAAGAGACAACAgcagaagaagccatggatgaacaggagaaagaaactataaaaataaaaaattctccaatcaaggcacttgaaaaaggaaaaagagcaacctcGATGCTTTGAATAGTTGCCTGAGAGGAGATGGGATGTGCAACAACACACGATGAATgcgaaagaggaaaaagagtgATCTCGATGCTCTAAATCGCTGTGAGACATGCCATCGTGCATGACGGAAAAAGGAGAAGATCCAAAACTTTAAAAGGCGCTTAGAGTGCGTAGGAGCTCCGATGAAGACGTCGTTGATGGCATGATGGTTGCCTAGTCGAGACGATAAAAACCGTGTGATCGTTGGTCGAAATTGAAACTCTGGTAAAGGCAGCGGTAAACGACAGCGGTAGACGATGGTGCTGCCGTCGGCAGTGACGGATGTAGTGGTAGAGGCTCCAGAAAATTTTTCCTCAAAAGAACCTTAGGCTCTAGATACCacgttagaagtggactttaagcctaactcaatcccacgaAACCGGCTTGTAAAGTGGGGTTTGCAcccatttatatattctaaattggctttatctctagtcgatgtgagacttccaacacgcTCCCCTCACACCGAGGTATATATATCTCGAGCgtgggactagacattaatgggtggtccgatagcgacTCGAttgcgggtggaacaatatgcccaacaaacaacaaatattgctaggatagactttaacgatgactctgataccatgttagaagtgatgAAAACTGTGTATGAAATCAATCTTCCTTGTGTTAAATAGACACATAgtgttctctatttataatagaagaaatatgggctaagtccaaaatacaaataagaaataataacaaactaactaaaagataaatataaaataaagataatattgtaaagttgagttaggtttaaagttcatTTTCTTAGATGATATTAGAGTCTCTTCCAATAAGGTTTGTTGAGCCTTTCAAACCATCTATAAGATCTATTCCCATGCTTgagatatttagtttttatgtgAAGGATGTGTTAGAAATCTTGCATTGACTAGAGATATGACCAATTTATTGTATATAAGTAGTTGGAAATTTGATCTtacaactcaattttataaggttgagttaaacttaaagttcactttCCTAGACATGTGATTCATGgagttgatgtgggactttccaAGTTATTGGAGCCATATCTCAAATATGTcagttaataaattttaaaaaatatgaaagatttGAAGGATTCTTCTTATATACATGTATTGGAGATGGGTACGGCATTGATACTTTACCATTTTTGTTTGAGATTTGTAACTTTTCTCTTTACAGCCTTTGATTAGAAGGATAAATTTACAGTCTTTGTTATTGGATTTGGGTATTATGCCTGATTTGAGGGTATGATTAAGGGGTTTGAATCTATTGGTTAGCAGTCTTGCAAGTAACTGAGTGCAAATATTTAGGTAATTTTGTCGTTATCTAGTTACTGGCTGGCAACGTGGCATTTGTCACCTTAGTTTTGTCGAAGTGTCAATTGTCACTGATTATATTGGAAATCCTTGATCCAACTTTTTCCTGGCAGAAACGTAGAAAGGTAACTTCAATATGTTATGGCCCAGAAGAAAATTCTCGTGTTGCTAATTATAGGATGGTATTGGAAAGATTTCCACTTTCATTGGAAAGGAAAAAATGGTCTAAGGCAGACAGTGGAAATCTTTTTAAGGGAATTAAGCAACAATTCCAAGAAATGGTGCTTCAACTCTCACTTTCACTTGATGGAACAAGGTAATATCAATTCTGTTTTGTCCTATCTTACTAAATTACTACTAACTGCTGCTTGACCAATGTCATCATTCCCCTgttgtgtttttaaattttacccTTGATGTACCGTACCTCCTTTTACAGTTCAGAGGGCTTGCGTGGAAATGCTGTTGACATGGATAATATAATTGCATCTATTGAGGATCTCGAAGTCACACCAGAGATGATTAGAAATTTTTTGCCTAAAGTTAATTGGGATCTCATAGCTTCTATGTATGTTGGTGGCCATACTGGTTCTGAATGTGAATCAAGGTATATGTACTTTAATTTGTGAGTTTTTCTTTCTGTGTTTTTTGTGCGTGAAAAAATTGATCTTTGCTATgataaagtattttatatttctgATATTGGAACACGTGCTGAATTTAATGAGggtatatatatactaattggTGAAGTTTTCTTTTGCGTGGTAATGCATGAATATGGTTCTTGGTTATGATAAAATGTTTATGTTGCTATTATTGGTTCTTAGTCCTGTCCATGCAGTTCTTTGACTATTGTTTCGTGTTTATTGCCTTTCTATGAAGAATATTTTTCCCCTACATTGCAGACATCTATGACGATCACCATCATATACAGTTTACCAAATTTGGATTTCAGTAAGAGTTCAAGATCAACACATCATGCAGGTGGGGTTGtacatgacatgatttttaatatagtCGTGCTTAATAAGTCTGTGGTGGTTGTCATCATCATAGATGTCTGTTATGTAGACCATAGAATAGTGTCTATGTATGAATGGTTGGACTCCATACCTTTGACGcactatattttaaatgtttgcAACCACAGGTGGTTGAATTATGAAGATCCTTTGGTCAACCAAGGTGCATGGACTAAGGAAGAGGACAAGTCCCTTTTACTTATTGTCCAAGATATGGGCATCAGGAACTGGTTCAATATAGCTTCATCATTGGGCACAAGCAGGACTCCATTTCAATGCTTGTCACGATTCCAAAGGAGCTTAAATCCTTCCATGCTAAATAGTGAATGGACTGAGGAAGAAGATGCTCAACTATGTTCTGCAGTGACATATTTTGGTGATAGCAATTGGCAGTGCGTGGCTTCTGTTCTAGAACGGCGGACAGGAACCCAGTGCTCAAATAGGTTGGTTAGCTATTTAAATTGCGTTCCATATctgtaatttaattttgcatGTTTGTAGCCCATTATttgaaatcaaataatatttgacAGCAGCCTTTCATCTTGCTTAAGATAACAAGGTATATTTATGTGTAGTTCACAGTTTGATGATATGGATGCCTTGGAATCATCTTCTTTTAGGCTGTTATTATGAGGCTTTGATGATTTGTGGTGATTGTCCAATTCAATAATTTGATTTCAGCTCAGAATTGTTTGAACTATTATTtgcttatttatttgtttatacaGTATTGTTGAAAAGTGGCAGGTTGGGAAAGGAAGTATGTATAACCCAGTTTCAACTGGAAGAGAATATCTGGTTACCACTTTAGGATGGTGGTATTTTATGTATTTCTGGAGGTTGAATTATATAGAAATGCAAATGATCGTGTCCTTCTGTATTTAACCTTTTGAAGAGATGCATTACTTCCATACCTTGTTTCTCTCGATGCATCATGGACCTGGCCAAACTTGAAAAGGGATTTGCTTTGATATCTTCATGACatgaaaagaagaatatatCCATTCAGAATGATCCAAGATTCTTTCTTTATCTCCTTTGTTACTCTTACGAGGTTGTTTtatgttaaaaacaaaaagaaacattgttgaaaatgaaatgaCTATATGAACACTGAtattaaaaggttaaatatcTGCAATGCAATTATGTCTGGTTCAATAAATTAACAGAGTTAAAGTTTATTGGAGAAGTGAAGTTTATTTGTAGCTGCATTTTGTCTGCTGATGCAGATGGAAAAAATCTCTCTGTCCGGAGAAGAAAGGGAGCTTTACACAAGAGGAAGATATACGGTTAACAGTAGCAGTCATGCTTTTTGGGCGGAAATGGAATCAAATAGCTAATTATGTTCCTGGCCGAATCCAATCTCAGTGTAGGGACAGGTACTGTActgtattttgtttaaaatttttgggGACATAATTTCCTTAGGGTCTTAGGTTTTTGttaaaattcttgaaaattCTTATGACAGATACCTCAATAGTCTGGATCCTTCTTTGAAATGGGGTGGATGGACTGAGGAAGaggatttaaaattaaaagatgcaATTGCCAAGCATGGATATTGCTGGTCTAAGATTGCTGAAGAACTGCCTCCCCGTACTGATTCTCAATGCCGAAAGTATGAGCTCAAATTAACTTCAATGATGAAAATCTAAAATCCTTCAATCTCTGTAATCTTACATGTATTCTTCTCATTGAACAGGAGATGGAAGGTGTTATGTCCTGAACAAGTTCCTTTGCTCCAAGAAGCAAAAAAGAAGCAAAGGTCTATTATTGGTAGTAACTTCGTTGATCGAGAATCTGAACGCCCAACCATTACACTTACCGACTTTCTACCTTTACTTGCGTTAGCTCCAAAATCTGATGTTGGTTCTTCAAACATCAGGAAGAAGCACAAGTCAAGGTACTGCCCTTTAATCTCCCTTTCATTTTGCCTTTGTTTCTCAACATCTTACACGTGTGATGCCAGGATTGTTAGGATTATTGTTTGATAGGATACGACCCCTGTTACAGAGGTTTATCCGAGAAGAAATAAGGGAAATGGGAATAAGCTAATTGATGTAGTTACAAGCAGTTAGGAGCTAGTTACCATGTCCACGGAGTTAGTTAAGAATAAGAGATGTTTGTGTATAGATACATTTTGGGTTTAGAGAAA
Coding sequences:
- the LOC106771563 gene encoding uncharacterized protein LOC106771563 isoform X1 encodes the protein MTPRVDDFENDHLSSTDDDDDDGFEEDLSALSRACMIAVPGADDNFAAEDDVPSLDPLTDAGTTIVPVATDSDSDDHDDLECLKRVQSLYQPLSVLPPLEPAVVVSDDDDGVDDLETVRAIMKRFGDYSEGLHEGGIKKLVAEDQISSLGCESDIANGSTHYEPDGGELCPFSQNPMEAATQELIENIEMLLSDFVESSEPDALESSRLQQIRLSFPPVVRCLVDAIRKNRDLKRFLERKKIEIEAKTEENKKIRNNIKLLKGLQAACTRSTGNVLSLKKDPLVQLISAKRSPKKSKKRRKVTSICYGPEENSRVANYRMVLERFPLSLERKKWSKADSGNLFKGIKQQFQEMVLQLSLSLDGTSSEGLRGNAVDMDNIIASIEDLEVTPEMIRNFLPKVNWDLIASMYVGGHTGSECESRWLNYEDPLVNQGAWTKEEDKSLLLIVQDMGIRNWFNIASSLGTSRTPFQCLSRFQRSLNPSMLNSEWTEEEDAQLCSAVTYFGDSNWQCVASVLERRTGTQCSNRWKKSLCPEKKGSFTQEEDIRLTVAVMLFGRKWNQIANYVPGRIQSQCRDRYLNSLDPSLKWGGWTEEEDLKLKDAIAKHGYCWSKIAEELPPRTDSQCRKRWKVLCPEQVPLLQEAKKKQRSIIGSNFVDRESERPTITLTDFLPLLALAPKSDVGSSNIRKKHKSSNVSKKKSSKKGAKRTKRTKEVVDTEVYHDDEFYSVSAHSDLPQKKMRSKRRTKSSRNSPQELVDISCSDKVPCIEGSENQSTCVTNFENQDSDSITLACFLRNKSNETLSRFTKNLSQTSFAGIITDVPEQVESQNPSDDQGGLSHSRETVGTKILFVQPNIASDRRVRNQEDTNTWTSGDDDDDDQMTLACILKKVPRKGHPAKLKTGSVLLNEEHSASNPTIISDDSGPSMSKHVGSVAKPTHIIVEEKNDELFPPLTQCRPRRERKRPFRYL
- the LOC106771563 gene encoding uncharacterized protein LOC106771563 isoform X2, with amino-acid sequence MTPRVDDFENDHLSSTDDDDDDGFEEDLSALSRACMIAVPGADDNFAAEDDVPSLDPLTDAGTTIVPVATDSDSDDHDDLECLKRVQSLYQPLSVLPPLEPAVVVSDDDDGVDDLETVRAIMKRFGDYSEGGIKKLVAEDQISSLGCESDIANGSTHYEPDGGELCPFSQNPMEAATQELIENIEMLLSDFVESSEPDALESSRLQQIRLSFPPVVRCLVDAIRKNRDLKRFLERKKIEIEAKTEENKKIRNNIKLLKGLQAACTRSTGNVLSLKKDPLVQLISAKRSPKKSKKRRKVTSICYGPEENSRVANYRMVLERFPLSLERKKWSKADSGNLFKGIKQQFQEMVLQLSLSLDGTSSEGLRGNAVDMDNIIASIEDLEVTPEMIRNFLPKVNWDLIASMYVGGHTGSECESRWLNYEDPLVNQGAWTKEEDKSLLLIVQDMGIRNWFNIASSLGTSRTPFQCLSRFQRSLNPSMLNSEWTEEEDAQLCSAVTYFGDSNWQCVASVLERRTGTQCSNRWKKSLCPEKKGSFTQEEDIRLTVAVMLFGRKWNQIANYVPGRIQSQCRDRYLNSLDPSLKWGGWTEEEDLKLKDAIAKHGYCWSKIAEELPPRTDSQCRKRWKVLCPEQVPLLQEAKKKQRSIIGSNFVDRESERPTITLTDFLPLLALAPKSDVGSSNIRKKHKSSNVSKKKSSKKGAKRTKRTKEVVDTEVYHDDEFYSVSAHSDLPQKKMRSKRRTKSSRNSPQELVDISCSDKVPCIEGSENQSTCVTNFENQDSDSITLACFLRNKSNETLSRFTKNLSQTSFAGIITDVPEQVESQNPSDDQGGLSHSRETVGTKILFVQPNIASDRRVRNQEDTNTWTSGDDDDDDQMTLACILKKVPRKGHPAKLKTGSVLLNEEHSASNPTIISDDSGPSMSKHVGSVAKPTHIIVEEKNDELFPPLTQCRPRRERKRPFRYL